A region of Methylibium petroleiphilum PM1 DNA encodes the following proteins:
- a CDS encoding YcbK family protein codes for MVGTVNRAGTTRRSVLLVAAWATMWRPAASFAQNVIENSPEAGPGWEPPKQIGTVSTPTATPVVAGPPVTAAGDWRQFLLSGERSIVVRRNGPRRRIRYMNHDGSVDRDGYGLACFMLRDVRAGKVVAMDPKLLDVLCGIQRWMEFNGRTADIELLSGFRTGVTNQATEGAARNSMHLYGKAADIHIDGASSALVGAMVQVFNRGGTGVYLNRGFVHVDTGAQRTWVSTARRGS; via the coding sequence ATGGTCGGAACTGTGAATCGCGCCGGCACCACGCGGCGCAGCGTGCTGCTGGTGGCTGCGTGGGCGACGATGTGGCGACCGGCGGCGTCGTTCGCGCAGAACGTCATCGAAAACTCGCCGGAGGCAGGGCCTGGGTGGGAGCCGCCCAAGCAGATTGGGACGGTGTCAACGCCGACTGCGACGCCGGTAGTGGCTGGCCCGCCTGTGACAGCAGCAGGCGACTGGCGGCAGTTCCTGCTCTCCGGTGAGCGCTCCATCGTCGTGCGGCGCAACGGCCCGCGCCGGCGCATTCGCTACATGAACCATGACGGCTCAGTCGACCGGGACGGCTACGGCCTGGCCTGCTTCATGCTGCGTGACGTCCGCGCTGGGAAGGTGGTCGCCATGGACCCCAAGCTCCTGGACGTGCTGTGTGGCATCCAGCGCTGGATGGAGTTCAACGGCCGGACCGCCGATATCGAGCTGCTCAGCGGCTTCCGCACTGGGGTCACGAACCAGGCGACCGAAGGCGCGGCTCGCAACTCCATGCACCTCTATGGCAAGGCGGCCGACATCCACATCGATGGCGCCTCGAGCGCGCTGGTCGGCGCGATGGTGCAGGTCTTCAATCGAGGCGGTACCGGCGTGTATCTGAACCGCGGCTTCGTGCACGTTGACACCGGCGCACAGAGAACCTGGGTCTCGACGGCCCGCAGAGGATCGTGA
- a CDS encoding type IV secretory system conjugative DNA transfer family protein, producing MTSDAVNFKLERKQSSLIYDTRKLGDRINDALADETVPVVVMASLGAASFFVPALVEVMVLVALGFYWMARRAQKRAGLALRMPKSSGEIDPKEISLKDGKPSRAEGIVYMGNDLDTGEEVWLTDVQARTHMLFMGTTGSGKTEFLVSLVYNSLIHGSGLIYVDGKADSSLYGKVYSMARAMGREDDVLVINFQTGAKDIYGAQPNKLSNTLNPFAVGSSGMLSELVKGLMATGEKSTWTQQAESFVEALMKPLVYLRDKHGLNLDVNVVREYFELNKLEDLAWRDGDKYPGLSESGVLDGLHNYLLTKPAYKKEKYHDQSETTNEQHGYITMQLIRTFNSLSDTYGYIMKTQLAEIDFVDVFLNRRILVVLLPALEKSPPELTNLGRIVVASIKATMAKGLGSALEGDWKKIIDAKPTNAPSPFMCVLDEYGYYAVEGFAVVPAQARSLGFSAIFAGQDLPAFEKASKEEAASTLANTNTRLCGKLECTKTYDFFKNIAGQGIYTKTSRYEHDSGAMGPTAFKADDGISIDRVERVSFESLRGQLSGYWHLFFANTIVRVKSFFANPVPVGKLRVNHFIKVARPDPEEVDAYKSTTHLFTRAVTAEGGIASYMDRVADQQDIRDIGEGFEKFKLQDSALHNAARVLAYCSQAEAHRAKAFASAIDIGLFATAGGDDDATPDFVSQMSGTVAHAPQVDDDMLAFIDPAGDGEDQSQETAPEVTSYGSEPEVPERLFDDTPAEVRPAEQEQRGFTEDADFGRHPVALVDPDLGADDLYDDDVPADVVASAEPEEDWGSYGVEQPAARAALIPEGVGELVTHDHTTLFGAEGIDVPPAVAMADNDVEAEAQDRPVDEVGQEGFDAFDAPLADEGLLNREATISGLAQIERMTGAPETESQMTAAAVAETLAGATTYPLTPPKEKPELAHFELLAQKLSRHLSAADESDDSWSEL from the coding sequence ATGACTTCCGACGCCGTCAACTTCAAGCTCGAGCGCAAGCAGTCTTCGCTCATCTACGACACCCGCAAGCTGGGTGACCGGATCAATGACGCGCTCGCCGACGAGACCGTGCCGGTCGTCGTCATGGCAAGTCTGGGAGCCGCCTCCTTCTTCGTGCCGGCCCTGGTAGAGGTCATGGTCCTCGTCGCGCTGGGGTTTTACTGGATGGCGCGCCGGGCGCAGAAGCGAGCAGGCCTGGCGCTCCGGATGCCCAAGAGCAGCGGCGAGATTGACCCGAAGGAAATCAGCCTCAAGGACGGGAAGCCGAGCCGCGCCGAGGGCATCGTCTACATGGGCAATGACCTCGACACCGGCGAGGAGGTCTGGCTAACGGACGTGCAGGCTCGCACGCACATGCTCTTCATGGGCACTACTGGCTCCGGCAAGACGGAGTTCTTGGTCTCGCTCGTCTACAACTCGCTCATCCACGGCTCGGGACTGATCTACGTCGATGGCAAGGCCGACTCCTCGCTGTACGGCAAGGTGTACTCGATGGCCCGCGCGATGGGGCGCGAGGACGACGTGCTGGTCATCAACTTCCAGACTGGCGCCAAGGACATCTACGGCGCCCAGCCGAACAAGCTCTCCAACACGCTGAACCCCTTCGCCGTCGGCTCCTCGGGCATGCTGAGCGAGCTCGTGAAGGGCCTGATGGCTACCGGCGAGAAGTCAACCTGGACTCAGCAGGCTGAGTCCTTCGTCGAAGCCCTGATGAAGCCGCTCGTCTACCTGCGGGACAAGCACGGCCTCAACCTCGACGTGAACGTGGTCCGTGAATACTTCGAGCTCAACAAGCTCGAGGACCTCGCTTGGCGCGACGGTGACAAGTACCCTGGACTCAGCGAGTCCGGTGTGCTGGACGGCCTGCACAACTACCTGTTGACGAAGCCGGCGTACAAGAAGGAGAAGTACCACGACCAGAGCGAGACGACGAACGAGCAGCACGGCTACATCACCATGCAGCTCATCCGCACGTTCAACTCGCTGTCGGACACCTACGGCTACATCATGAAGACGCAGCTGGCGGAGATTGACTTCGTCGACGTCTTCCTGAACCGCCGCATCCTTGTCGTGCTGCTGCCGGCGCTCGAGAAGTCGCCGCCCGAACTGACCAACCTCGGCCGCATCGTCGTAGCCTCCATCAAGGCGACGATGGCCAAGGGCCTCGGCTCGGCACTCGAGGGAGACTGGAAGAAGATCATCGACGCCAAGCCCACCAACGCGCCGAGCCCGTTCATGTGCGTGCTCGACGAGTACGGCTACTACGCCGTCGAGGGCTTCGCTGTGGTGCCGGCGCAGGCGCGCTCATTGGGCTTCTCCGCAATCTTCGCCGGCCAGGACCTTCCGGCCTTCGAGAAGGCGTCGAAGGAAGAGGCCGCCTCCACGCTTGCGAACACGAACACGCGACTGTGCGGCAAGCTCGAGTGCACGAAGACCTACGACTTCTTCAAGAACATCGCGGGGCAGGGCATCTACACGAAGACCTCCCGCTACGAACACGATTCCGGGGCCATGGGCCCGACGGCGTTCAAGGCCGACGACGGCATCAGCATCGACCGCGTGGAGCGTGTCAGCTTCGAGTCGCTCCGCGGCCAGCTTTCCGGGTACTGGCACCTTTTCTTCGCGAACACCATCGTGCGCGTGAAGTCCTTCTTCGCCAACCCGGTGCCGGTGGGAAAGCTGCGCGTCAACCACTTCATCAAGGTCGCTCGCCCTGACCCGGAGGAGGTCGATGCCTACAAGTCCACGACGCACCTGTTCACGCGCGCCGTGACGGCCGAGGGCGGAATCGCCTCCTACATGGACCGCGTCGCTGACCAGCAGGACATCCGCGACATCGGCGAAGGGTTCGAGAAGTTCAAGCTGCAGGACTCGGCGCTGCACAACGCTGCTCGCGTGCTGGCCTATTGCTCGCAAGCAGAGGCACACCGCGCGAAGGCCTTTGCCTCGGCCATCGACATCGGACTCTTTGCCACCGCGGGCGGCGACGACGATGCTACGCCTGACTTCGTGAGCCAGATGAGTGGCACGGTCGCGCACGCACCGCAGGTCGATGACGACATGCTGGCCTTCATCGATCCGGCAGGAGACGGCGAAGACCAATCGCAGGAGACCGCTCCTGAGGTCACGTCCTACGGCAGCGAGCCCGAGGTGCCCGAGCGGCTCTTCGACGATACGCCTGCCGAGGTGCGCCCGGCCGAGCAGGAGCAGCGCGGCTTCACGGAGGATGCAGACTTCGGTCGTCATCCCGTGGCGCTTGTCGACCCTGACCTGGGAGCCGACGACCTGTACGACGACGATGTGCCTGCCGACGTGGTCGCGAGCGCTGAGCCCGAAGAGGACTGGGGTAGCTACGGCGTAGAGCAGCCGGCCGCGCGCGCCGCACTGATTCCGGAAGGGGTCGGAGAGCTCGTCACCCATGACCACACGACCCTCTTCGGGGCCGAGGGCATTGACGTTCCGCCGGCGGTCGCGATGGCCGACAACGATGTGGAGGCCGAAGCCCAGGACCGGCCCGTGGACGAGGTCGGACAAGAGGGCTTCGACGCCTTCGATGCGCCGCTTGCGGACGAAGGATTGCTGAACCGCGAGGCCACCATCAGCGGCTTGGCGCAGATCGAGCGCATGACGGGCGCCCCTGAGACGGAGTCGCAGATGACTGCTGCTGCGGTGGCCGAGACGCTGGCGGGCGCGACGACCTACCCGCTGACGCCGCCGAAGGAAAAGCCGGAGCTCGCGCACTTCGAACTGCTGGCCCAGAAGCTGTCGCGGCACCTGAGCGCCGCGGACGAGAGCGACGACTCATGGTCGGAACTGTGA
- the icmP gene encoding type IVB secretion system coupling complex protein DotM/IcmP has product MAKQQRGGDSTGKSLEDDALMIGGAIIILVVMAWLLLGPIISSVLGFLRRYEIVPFALFFPAADALRLKLVALDGRSLDFSNTVGMLRQTGPYVRWLYIPLFVWLAIRLMTKSTRGRFRRKHDMTSLAKQEAALWPEIAPVAGKQLAMVKGDLTKGEWAVALTEWEFAEKHKLATRAEPALKRDQARDVFVAQLGPRWNGSAALPKHARALYAAFLMYIGGEGKAGLAALRKMAKTFAAGGLKGMDTSFADAAIAKHETNPMAQRAIGQHAYVFTVLPTMLQLARAEGVLASPMFIWLKTVDRRLWYALNNVGRYAFHVECAGIAAHWLFEKTVSQACPSPMVEKAVDGLATALTEYAEDDSLDRLYK; this is encoded by the coding sequence ATGGCGAAGCAGCAACGCGGAGGCGACAGCACCGGCAAGTCGCTGGAGGACGATGCTCTGATGATCGGCGGTGCCATCATCATCTTGGTGGTGATGGCATGGCTCCTCCTCGGGCCCATCATCTCGTCCGTCCTGGGCTTCCTGCGACGCTACGAAATCGTCCCGTTCGCGCTGTTCTTCCCGGCGGCGGACGCTCTGCGGCTGAAGCTGGTGGCGCTGGACGGTCGCTCGCTCGACTTCTCGAACACCGTCGGCATGCTGCGCCAGACCGGTCCCTACGTCCGCTGGCTCTACATCCCCCTGTTCGTCTGGCTCGCCATCCGCCTGATGACGAAGTCCACGCGCGGCCGCTTCCGCCGCAAACACGACATGACCAGTCTGGCCAAGCAGGAGGCTGCGCTCTGGCCAGAGATTGCGCCCGTTGCAGGCAAGCAGTTGGCGATGGTGAAGGGCGACCTCACCAAGGGCGAGTGGGCGGTGGCATTGACGGAGTGGGAGTTCGCGGAGAAGCACAAGCTGGCCACGCGGGCTGAGCCGGCTCTCAAGCGCGACCAGGCGCGGGACGTGTTTGTCGCCCAGCTCGGCCCGCGCTGGAACGGGTCCGCAGCGCTTCCGAAACACGCCCGGGCGCTCTATGCGGCCTTCCTCATGTACATCGGCGGGGAGGGCAAGGCAGGCCTGGCCGCGCTGCGGAAGATGGCCAAGACGTTTGCCGCCGGCGGCCTCAAGGGCATGGACACCAGCTTCGCCGATGCTGCCATCGCCAAGCACGAGACGAACCCCATGGCCCAGCGCGCCATCGGCCAGCATGCCTACGTCTTTACCGTCCTCCCGACGATGCTGCAGCTGGCACGCGCCGAGGGCGTCCTGGCGAGCCCGATGTTCATCTGGCTGAAGACGGTCGACCGGCGCCTCTGGTACGCGCTCAACAACGTGGGGCGATATGCCTTCCACGTGGAGTGCGCGGGCATCGCGGCGCACTGGCTCTTCGAGAAGACGGTGAGCCAAGCTTGCCCGAGCCCGATGGTGGAGAAGGCCGTCGACGGCCTGGCGACCGCCCTCACTGAGTACGCCGAGGACGATTCGCTCGACCGCCTATACAAGTGA
- a CDS encoding lytic transglycosylase domain-containing protein, translating to MLEAVAIDLAQRASVAEVRSSPGAAAQPAWYRPVTAQCLVEEAGRQRLELVKLLAVMKAEGGRVGMFSRNTDGSYDIGPMQVNTIHLPELAKLFNRSAGEVARLMAYDGCFNVAVGAWLLRKRTNEADGDFWYGIGRYHSKTPVHSTRYILRVHSVMQDIVKKSLADDAKARTVTYAGAAAPEQQGQ from the coding sequence ATGCTCGAAGCTGTAGCAATCGACTTGGCGCAGCGCGCCTCCGTGGCGGAAGTACGCTCCTCTCCTGGCGCCGCTGCGCAGCCGGCCTGGTACCGCCCCGTCACTGCTCAGTGCCTGGTGGAAGAGGCCGGCCGGCAAAGACTGGAGCTCGTGAAGCTGCTTGCGGTGATGAAGGCGGAGGGCGGCCGCGTAGGCATGTTCAGCCGGAACACGGACGGCTCGTACGACATCGGCCCGATGCAGGTCAACACCATTCACCTGCCCGAGCTTGCCAAGCTCTTCAACCGCTCCGCCGGTGAGGTGGCGCGGCTCATGGCCTACGACGGGTGCTTCAACGTCGCCGTCGGGGCCTGGCTGCTGCGCAAGCGCACCAACGAGGCCGATGGCGACTTCTGGTATGGCATCGGCCGCTACCACAGCAAGACACCTGTCCACTCTACGCGCTACATCCTCCGCGTGCACAGCGTCATGCAGGACATCGTGAAGAAGAGCCTGGCGGACGACGCCAAGGCACGGACCGTGACATACGCCGGTGCCGCAGCTCCGGAACAGCAAGGGCAGTGA
- a CDS encoding excisionase — protein MNSTEHQTSRIGTPSERAPQVTEQRISLASWVAANYAENDAPAANTVRRWVREKRIQPSPRKEGRSYFFSPAARYTDAPGSA, from the coding sequence ATGAACAGCACCGAGCACCAAACCTCCAGGATCGGCACGCCCAGCGAGCGCGCGCCTCAAGTCACCGAGCAACGCATCTCGCTGGCCTCCTGGGTGGCTGCGAACTACGCCGAAAACGATGCGCCCGCGGCGAACACCGTGCGTCGATGGGTGCGGGAAAAGCGCATCCAGCCGTCGCCGCGCAAGGAAGGCCGTTCGTACTTCTTCAGCCCCGCGGCCCGGTACACCGACGCGCCTGGTTCAGCCTGA
- a CDS encoding prepilin-type N-terminal cleavage/methylation domain-containing protein: MKRTFRLEQLQRGFTIIELLVVLSIMAMAAIVGAQRLLEKFKESQADLAADDISVVGKAVAAYIPANVATLSLNPTTDITIATLQAGAMLPANYSSGNPWGAGYSIRVKRLGAAPGPYQYEALVITNSRWRIGTVDQIALLGRAVRRIGGPGGLTYDATGAVGNGGAWTALVVDYPNANQAGRLAYFVSQATTPFDSIYLRLDGGNAMTGNLNMNSNGIVAATSVNASGTAMPWQVSAAGGFTGTTATATGVVNAGSVTTTGAMTAGTTVTATGNITSSADVRGATLTSDSDIAMGPGGTVSSSGAINIQPNGALTLSASGGTTVAGSGALTVNDTVTAANDVVISSLPSRAAGFSPSTGSLKALAPKLVEMQNYIITANGQTVPRPTCISGGTPNAFILPHVAQGKVDSARWGTQVRLTGAGPWTVVALDGAGLSIPSVNIPATDFAAIVRTFCTY, from the coding sequence ATGAAGCGCACGTTTCGTCTGGAGCAGCTGCAGCGCGGCTTCACCATCATCGAGCTCCTGGTGGTGCTTTCCATCATGGCGATGGCCGCCATCGTCGGCGCCCAGAGGCTGCTGGAGAAGTTCAAGGAGTCGCAGGCCGACCTGGCGGCTGACGACATTTCTGTGGTCGGGAAGGCGGTAGCCGCCTACATCCCGGCAAACGTCGCCACCCTGTCGCTGAACCCCACCACGGACATCACCATTGCGACGCTGCAGGCCGGCGCCATGCTGCCTGCCAACTACTCGTCCGGGAACCCCTGGGGTGCCGGCTACAGCATCCGGGTCAAGCGGCTGGGCGCGGCGCCCGGCCCCTACCAGTACGAGGCCCTCGTCATCACGAACTCGCGCTGGCGCATCGGCACCGTGGACCAGATCGCGCTGCTCGGGCGCGCCGTCCGGCGCATCGGCGGCCCGGGCGGCCTAACCTACGACGCCACGGGTGCCGTCGGCAACGGCGGCGCCTGGACAGCCCTGGTCGTTGACTACCCGAACGCCAACCAGGCCGGCCGACTGGCCTACTTCGTTTCCCAGGCGACGACGCCCTTCGACAGCATCTACCTCCGTCTCGACGGCGGCAATGCGATGACGGGCAACCTCAACATGAACAGCAACGGCATCGTTGCGGCCACGAGCGTGAACGCGTCCGGCACCGCAATGCCGTGGCAGGTCTCCGCCGCCGGCGGGTTCACTGGCACAACGGCAACGGCGACCGGTGTCGTGAACGCTGGCTCCGTGACTACGACCGGCGCCATGACTGCTGGAACGACGGTGACAGCGACCGGCAACATCACCTCGAGTGCCGACGTCCGCGGGGCCACGCTCACTTCTGACAGCGATATCGCGATGGGCCCTGGCGGAACGGTGTCGAGCAGCGGAGCCATCAACATCCAGCCGAACGGCGCTCTCACGTTGTCCGCGTCGGGCGGCACCACCGTCGCAGGCTCCGGAGCCCTCACGGTCAATGACACCGTCACGGCCGCGAACGACGTCGTCATCTCGTCTCTGCCCAGTCGTGCGGCCGGCTTCTCGCCGAGCACGGGGAGTCTCAAGGCTTTGGCGCCGAAGCTTGTGGAGATGCAGAACTACATCATCACGGCCAACGGTCAGACGGTGCCGCGGCCAACCTGCATCAGCGGCGGTACTCCGAACGCCTTCATCCTGCCGCACGTGGCACAGGGCAAGGTTGACAGCGCGCGATGGGGCACCCAGGTTCGGCTCACCGGCGCGGGCCCGTGGACCGTCGTTGCTCTGGATGGAGCGGGCCTGTCGATTCCGAGTGTGAACATCCCGGCCACCGACTTCGCGGCCATCGTGCGGACCTTCTGCACCTACTGA
- a CDS encoding ankyrin repeat domain-containing protein produces the protein MSLKLVSAEAQRAALLWLVGSRAPVPLLCAVIPRLGDLTGVNTDGNSVSEVLVGLNDERVMAALLRSRWSASSQAISGWTAPTVAVDRNALRSLELMLRSGVSPDLRNGNQTTALMIAARQNNLEAMKHLLRAGAKPDLADRQGFTAAHWAVHKDRPLTLKVLSMLRRHGADLLTVDVHGRTCFELASSYAAELQRLGAAVRAEQLAAAG, from the coding sequence ATGTCTCTGAAGCTGGTGAGCGCGGAAGCGCAGCGCGCCGCGCTCCTCTGGCTTGTGGGCTCTCGCGCCCCTGTGCCACTGCTGTGCGCGGTCATCCCGAGACTCGGGGACCTGACGGGCGTCAACACGGACGGTAACAGCGTCTCCGAAGTTCTCGTCGGCCTGAACGACGAGCGGGTGATGGCCGCGCTCCTCCGCTCGCGATGGTCCGCTTCGTCGCAAGCGATTTCGGGTTGGACCGCGCCCACTGTGGCCGTCGACCGCAACGCCCTTCGTTCGCTCGAGCTCATGCTTCGCTCTGGTGTGTCGCCTGACCTGCGAAACGGGAACCAGACGACCGCGCTCATGATTGCCGCGCGTCAGAACAACCTCGAGGCTATGAAGCACCTGCTGCGCGCCGGCGCCAAGCCTGACCTAGCGGACCGCCAGGGCTTCACTGCCGCACACTGGGCGGTGCACAAAGACCGGCCGCTGACCCTCAAGGTGCTTTCAATGCTGAGGCGGCATGGCGCCGATCTGCTTACTGTGGACGTCCATGGTCGGACGTGCTTCGAACTCGCCAGCAGCTACGCAGCAGAACTGCAGCGATTGGGCGCCGCTGTTCGAGCGGAGCAGCTCGCAGCAGCCGGCTGA
- a CDS encoding ParB/RepB/Spo0J family partition protein: MHFSDDAQALTEENRALKEAEGRGKAIPLDFLDDSPYHIGELEPERVKALEDNLKHNPQSSPVVVRLKADGRYELLAGRHRVRALRNLGRTEVEAVIKAVDDQQALRIVVYDNHITPNLSDYQKYLGFERIRQERELTVTELAEESGVSLPVLQKIMLFTKLPPAAQEVIRASHRSFGANLFAGLAPLVDDYSDQVTEAVKLVAAGKLKQGAAVAWVTKPGTENAPEPVSVAVMSGKRRYAEIRVKKAGRLEIDFVRAEDASGIVKKLQEFLQQAAKAS; encoded by the coding sequence ATGCACTTCAGCGACGATGCGCAAGCCTTGACCGAGGAAAACAGGGCGCTGAAGGAAGCCGAGGGGAGGGGCAAAGCGATTCCTCTCGATTTCCTCGACGACAGCCCATATCACATCGGCGAGCTCGAGCCGGAGCGGGTGAAAGCACTGGAGGACAACCTCAAGCACAACCCGCAGTCATCTCCGGTAGTCGTCCGTCTGAAAGCGGACGGCCGATATGAGCTACTTGCCGGGCGCCATCGGGTTCGCGCGCTTCGAAACCTTGGACGCACAGAGGTTGAAGCGGTCATCAAAGCCGTCGATGACCAGCAGGCGCTACGAATCGTGGTCTATGACAACCACATTACCCCGAATCTTTCCGACTACCAGAAGTACCTCGGTTTCGAGCGCATCCGCCAGGAGCGTGAGTTGACAGTGACCGAGTTAGCCGAGGAATCCGGCGTAAGTCTGCCGGTGCTGCAGAAGATCATGTTGTTCACTAAGCTGCCGCCGGCCGCGCAAGAGGTTATCCGAGCGAGCCACAGGAGCTTCGGGGCGAATCTCTTCGCCGGACTCGCCCCTCTGGTGGACGATTACTCAGACCAGGTAACGGAGGCTGTGAAGCTGGTCGCCGCAGGTAAGCTCAAGCAGGGTGCCGCGGTGGCATGGGTGACGAAGCCGGGCACCGAAAACGCCCCAGAGCCCGTGTCCGTTGCAGTGATGAGCGGGAAGCGTCGCTACGCCGAAATCCGCGTGAAGAAGGCCGGCCGACTAGAAATCGACTTTGTGCGCGCGGAGGACGCAAGCGGCATAGTGAAGAAGCTCCAGGAGTTCCTGCAGCAGGCGGCGAAGGCCTCCTGA
- a CDS encoding IS3-like element ISMpe1 family transposase (programmed frameshift) has product MNDKQVRGKYTQEFKLEAVRLVRAGQSVGMTAKVLGIPKASLSNWVRSSEQGQLGGAGDRPVTPEQMELARLRAELARVKMERDIGKKSGGVLCAGCSAKYAWIRTMKESWPVSLSCEVLGVSVSGYFEHQRRQYRRQPSRPGSGRLSDEALLAHVRAIHAEVRQEYGWPRMTKELCARGHRVGKERVRRLMQQHGIKARGRRKFVVTTDSKHNLPIAPDLLQRDFAADGPNAKWTSDITYIATDEGWLYLAAFIDLHSRMIVGWSMQPHMRASLVTDALRMAWFRRRPPPGLIVHTDRGSQYCSDEFQKALTGYGMRSSMSRKGDCWDNAPTESLWGRLKVGRLHGRKFATRRQAMDEVIDWMAFYNHRRLHSSLGYLSPRQYEERWVAAQLNKAA; this is encoded by the exons ATGAATGACAAGCAAGTGCGTGGGAAGTACACGCAGGAGTTCAAGCTGGAGGCCGTCAGGCTGGTCAGGGCAGGCCAGTCGGTGGGGATGACGGCGAAGGTGCTGGGCATTCCCAAGGCCAGCCTGAGCAACTGGGTGCGCTCCAGTGAGCAGGGGCAGCTTGGTGGCGCTGGCGACCGGCCGGTGACGCCAGAGCAGATGGAGCTGGCCAGGCTGAGGGCGGAACTGGCGCGCGTGAAGATGGAGCGCGACATCG GCAAAAAAAGCGGCGGCGTACTTTGCGCAGGATGTTCTGCAAAGTACGCCTGGATCCGGACGATGAAGGAGAGCTGGCCGGTGAGCCTGAGCTGCGAGGTGCTGGGCGTGAGCGTCAGCGGGTACTTCGAGCACCAACGCCGCCAGTATCGACGCCAGCCGAGCCGGCCGGGCTCGGGGCGTCTGAGCGACGAGGCCTTGCTGGCGCACGTGCGTGCCATTCACGCCGAGGTCCGTCAGGAGTACGGATGGCCGCGGATGACTAAGGAGCTGTGCGCCCGGGGCCACCGCGTCGGCAAGGAACGGGTTCGACGCCTGATGCAGCAGCACGGCATCAAGGCTCGGGGCCGCCGCAAGTTCGTCGTCACCACCGACAGCAAGCACAACCTGCCGATCGCGCCAGACCTGCTTCAGCGGGACTTCGCGGCCGACGGCCCCAACGCGAAGTGGACGAGCGACATCACCTACATCGCTACCGACGAAGGCTGGCTGTACCTGGCGGCCTTCATCGACTTGCACAGTCGGATGATCGTGGGCTGGAGCATGCAGCCCCACATGCGCGCCAGCCTGGTGACGGACGCGCTGCGCATGGCGTGGTTCCGGCGTCGGCCACCGCCGGGGCTGATCGTGCACACGGACCGCGGCAGCCAATACTGCAGCGACGAGTTCCAGAAGGCGCTGACCGGGTACGGGATGCGCTCGTCGATGAGCCGCAAGGGCGACTGCTGGGACAACGCGCCGACCGAGAGCCTGTGGGGGCGCCTGAAGGTCGGCAGACTGCATGGGCGTAAGTTCGCCACCAGGAGGCAGGCTATGGACGAGGTCATCGACTGGATGGCCTTCTACAACCACCGCCGGCTACATTCCTCGCTGGGCTACCTCAGCCCCAGGCAGTATGAAGAGCGCTGGGTCGCGGCACAGCTCAACAAGGCCGCGTAA